In Thermanaerovibrio velox DSM 12556, the genomic stretch GATTTTGCTTCTTGTGGTGGACATAGGTAACACGAACACGGTCATAGGGGCCTACGAGGGTGATGACCTTTCTGGCCATTGGAGGATAATGTCCGACAGGAGGACCTCCGATGAGCTTGGCCTGATGCTCCTTAACCTGTTGGGTTTAAGCGGATCCAGGGGGTCGGTGGAAGGGGCTGTGGTGTCCAGCGTGGTGCCCAGCCTTGATGAGGTTTGGAGCGATGCCTTGAGCAGATATCTGTCCGTGCGACCCATTTTCGTAAGCCCTCAGCTTGAACTTGGCATTGGGGTGGCTTACGGGAATCCTCAGGAGGTCGGGGCGGATCGATTGGTCAACGCCGTAGCCGGGGTGGCCCTTTATGGGAAGCCTTTAGCTTTGGTGGATCTGGGTACCGCCATAACTCTTGATGTGGTGGATGGGCGGGGTACCTACCTTGGGGGAGCCATAGCCCCGGGGATGGTGCTAAGCATGGAGACCCTTTTCTCCAGGACCGCAAAGCTTCCCCAGGTAAGCCTTGAGGCCCCCAGGAGCGTCATAGGCAGGTCCACCATGGAGTCCATAAGGTCCGGAATAATCTACGGCTATGCGGGAATGATAGATGCCCTTGTGGAGCGGGTCTTTGCGGAGCTTGGGGAGTCCTTCCCGGTGGTTGCCACCGGCGGTCACGCCAAGGTCTTGGCGGAGCACTCGAAGTTCAAGGTGATCGTGGACCCGTGGCTCACCCTTAAGGGGCTCAAGATGATATACGAGAAGAACCGTCCATGAGCGGTTGGGCTTATCCGTCGTCCATAGGCGGTTTGTTGGTGGATGGTCCCCTGTGGCTGGCGCCTATGGCGGGCATTACGACCCCTTCGGTCCGCCTGTTCCAGAGGAGGCTGGGGGTATCCCTGGTTCACACCGAGATGGTGAGCGCCTTTGGCCTGATGTATGGTGGGAGGAAGAGCGCGGAGATACTGGTGCCCGCGGAGGGGGAGGAACCCATCGTGCCCCAGCTGTTTGGACCTCATGGGGATTGTCTCCTAGCCGGTGCGAGGATAGCCTTGGAGGCCTATCCGTTTAAGGTCTTGGAGGTTAACATGGCCTGTCCCATGCCCAAGGTTACGAAAAAGGGGGCAGGGGCTGCGATGATGGATAGGCCTTTGGAGGCCTTCAGAGCCGTTCGGCTGCTCAAGGGGCTTGGGCTTCCCGTGTGGGTAAAGTGCAGGGTCATGCCCGGGGGTTTTGCGGATACCGCAAGGTTTTGCGGTGGACTGCTGGACGCCGGGGCGGACCTTTTGATGGTGCACGGAAGAACCGCTTCGCAGCGGTACGAGGGGAAGGCCGACGTTGAGCAGGTGATCGGGCTTGCGAGGAGCTTTCCTGGTCTTGTGGTGGGGTCCGGTGATGTGTTCTCCGCCAGCGATGTGCTGCGCTATCTTGAGGGGGGATGCCCCGCGGTGCTTCTGGCCCGGGGTTTTCTCAGGGATCCGCTTCTTGCATGGCGTTGTTCAACGGAGTTGGGTTTGAACTCCAGTTACCCTGCGGTGAGCCCCGTGGAGGCCCTTGTGGAGCTTGGGGACATGCTGTTCGTCCGTGAGGGGGAGAGGACGTGTCTTCTGCTCGTTAAGCGCATGGCCGCGTCTGCCCTCCGGGGACATCCCGGTGATGCGGAGAGAAGAAACCGCATGATGGGGATTAAGAGCTGGATTGAACTTAAGGGTTTCATTGCGGGGTTGGAAATTTAACTAAGGTTTTCTGGGTTTGGCTTTGGTAAATTTGATAGAATCGATGCGGAAAAGCGTAAATACGCCTGCCGCATCTGATTGGTGATTTGAGCTGCGGTGAGGCGAAGATGATGTTAAGGGAGGACTAAGATATGAGTGATGGGAACGAGCGAAACCAGGCTCAGGGGTGCATGCCCGAGGAGGAGATATTTCGTCAGAGGAAGGAGAAGCTCTTTCGACTTAGGCAGGAAGAGGGGTATGACCCTTTTGCGATCGACAAGTTTGACCGCCGGCATTCGGTGGCTTGGGTAAGGGGGAAGTATGAATCGCTTAGCCAGGATGAGGAGGGCGATGAGGAGCTTTCCCTGGCGGGTCGTGTGATGACCTTAAGACGGCATGGGAAGGCTTCCTTTGCCACCATGGAGGAGGACACCGGCAGGATTCAGCTTTACTTCCAGCTGGACAACATGGGGGAGGATGCCTACGGGTTCTTCAAGAAGTGGGTGGACACCGGTGACATCCTGGGAGTTAAGGGCACCCCCTTCAGGACCCAGAGGGGTGAGCTGTCCATCAAGGTCAGGGAGTTCAAACTTCTTAGCAAGGCCCTAAGGCCCCTTCCCGAGAAGTGGCATGGTCTTAAGGACCAGGAGGTGCGCTACAGGCAGCGTTACTTGGACCTCATGGTGAACCCGGAGGTTAGGGAGACCTTCCGCAGGAGGACCAGGATAATCCAGACCGTGAGGAGGGTCTTGGATTCCCACGGCACCTTGGAGGTCACGACCCCGATATTGTCCACCCTTGCCGGGGGGGCCAACGCGAGGCCCTTCGTAACCTTCCATAACGCTTTGGGCATACCCATGTACCTCAGGATAGCCACGGAGCTTTACCTCAAGAGGCTTGTGGTGGGGATGTTCGACCGGGTTTACGAGATAGGTCCCAACTTCAGGAACGAGGGGATAGACCTTAAGCACAACCCGGAGTTTACCGCCATGGAGGTTTACTGGGCTTACGCCAACAACGAGGACATGATGAACCTCTGTGAGGAGATATTGGTGGCCTGTGCGGATGAGATGGGCTCGAGGGTGTTCACCTATCAGGGGCGTGAGATCTCCTTTGAACCACCGTTCCGCAGGGCCACTATGATGGATCTGGTTAAGGAGCATACCGGGATAGACTTCTCCACCATAAGCGATGAAGAGGCCAGGAGGATAGCCTTGGAGAGGCATGTGGTGGACGAGCTAAAGGGCTACGAGACCAGGTATCACCTCCTGCCCGAGTTCTTCGACGCCTACGTGGAGGACAAGCTGATCCAGCCCACGTTCGTTATAGGGCATCCCACGGTTATATCCCCTCTTGCGAAGCGTAACGCCGAAAATCCGGACATAACCGACAGGTTTGAGCTCTTCGTGAACGGGTCTGAGCTGGCGAACGCGTTCAGCGAGTTAAACGATCCGCTGGATCAGAGGGAGCGGTTTTTGGAGCAGGTTAAACAGAAGGAGGCCGGTGACGAAGAGGCTCACGTGTTCGACGAGGATTTTGTCAACGCCCTGGAGTATGGGCTGCCTCCCACCGGTGGAATGGGCATAGGAATAGACCGGTTGGTCATGCTGCTTACCGACTCCAAGTCCATAAGGGACGTCATACTGTTCCCCACCATGAAGCCCAAGGCTTAGGAGGTGTTGTGCTGTGGACCGCTCTGAGGCCCGGAAGCGGATGGAGGAGTTGGCGGAGCTCATACGATACCACGACCGGCTCTACTATCAGGAGGACTCGCCGGAGATCAGCGACGGTGATTACGACCGGTTGGTTCGGGAACTTTCGGCCCTGGAGCGGTCTTTCCCTGACCTTGCCCTTGAGGATTCCCCGTTAAGGCGGGTTTCCGGGGGTGTCTCCGAGGGGTTTAAACGGGTGCCTCACAGCGTTCCCATGCAGAGCTTGGATAACGTGGTGAGCCCTTTAGAGGTAGAGGAGTTTTTGTGCAGGCTGGCGGATTCTCTGGGTTTTGAGCCCCCGGTTGTGTGTGAGCCCAAGCTGGACGGTCTTGCGATAAGCCTAACTTACGAGGGAGGTCGCCTCGTAAGGGGGGCCACCAGGGGAGATGGGACCGTGGGGGAGGACGTGACTCATAACGTCATGACCATAGCGGCCATCCCCAAGGAGATAGCCTACATGGGGCATCTGGAGGTCCGAGGCGAGGTCTTCATGAGTAGGGCGGACTTCGCGGAGTTGAACGCTCTCAGGGAGGAGCAGGGGCTTAGCACCTTTGCGAACCCAAGGAACGCCGCAGCGGGGTCCTTGCGTCAGTTAGATCCCAAGGTTACCGCATCCCGAAGGCTCAACGCCTTCTTCTATCATCTGGTTAACCACCGGGAAGCGGGGATTAAGACCCAGG encodes the following:
- a CDS encoding type III pantothenate kinase, yielding MLLVVDIGNTNTVIGAYEGDDLSGHWRIMSDRRTSDELGLMLLNLLGLSGSRGSVEGAVVSSVVPSLDEVWSDALSRYLSVRPIFVSPQLELGIGVAYGNPQEVGADRLVNAVAGVALYGKPLALVDLGTAITLDVVDGRGTYLGGAIAPGMVLSMETLFSRTAKLPQVSLEAPRSVIGRSTMESIRSGIIYGYAGMIDALVERVFAELGESFPVVATGGHAKVLAEHSKFKVIVDPWLTLKGLKMIYEKNRP
- a CDS encoding tRNA dihydrouridine synthase translates to MSGWAYPSSIGGLLVDGPLWLAPMAGITTPSVRLFQRRLGVSLVHTEMVSAFGLMYGGRKSAEILVPAEGEEPIVPQLFGPHGDCLLAGARIALEAYPFKVLEVNMACPMPKVTKKGAGAAMMDRPLEAFRAVRLLKGLGLPVWVKCRVMPGGFADTARFCGGLLDAGADLLMVHGRTASQRYEGKADVEQVIGLARSFPGLVVGSGDVFSASDVLRYLEGGCPAVLLARGFLRDPLLAWRCSTELGLNSSYPAVSPVEALVELGDMLFVREGERTCLLLVKRMAASALRGHPGDAERRNRMMGIKSWIELKGFIAGLEI
- the lysS gene encoding lysine--tRNA ligase, whose protein sequence is MSDGNERNQAQGCMPEEEIFRQRKEKLFRLRQEEGYDPFAIDKFDRRHSVAWVRGKYESLSQDEEGDEELSLAGRVMTLRRHGKASFATMEEDTGRIQLYFQLDNMGEDAYGFFKKWVDTGDILGVKGTPFRTQRGELSIKVREFKLLSKALRPLPEKWHGLKDQEVRYRQRYLDLMVNPEVRETFRRRTRIIQTVRRVLDSHGTLEVTTPILSTLAGGANARPFVTFHNALGIPMYLRIATELYLKRLVVGMFDRVYEIGPNFRNEGIDLKHNPEFTAMEVYWAYANNEDMMNLCEEILVACADEMGSRVFTYQGREISFEPPFRRATMMDLVKEHTGIDFSTISDEEARRIALERHVVDELKGYETRYHLLPEFFDAYVEDKLIQPTFVIGHPTVISPLAKRNAENPDITDRFELFVNGSELANAFSELNDPLDQRERFLEQVKQKEAGDEEAHVFDEDFVNALEYGLPPTGGMGIGIDRLVMLLTDSKSIRDVILFPTMKPKA